From Bactrocera oleae isolate idBacOlea1 chromosome 4, idBacOlea1, whole genome shotgun sequence:
CATAGCAAATATACGACGCAGCGCAGCGCGGCGCAACGAAACAGCGAAACGACgttcattgaaaaaaaattaatatgaaacgATGAAAGCGAAAAATTCAACGAATGTGTCGCGCTTTAAACTTTTTCTATTCACTTTTAGACGTAAAACACTCCAAATTTATGCACAATTTTATAGTATTACAAAACTTTTAACATAAATTGATTctttgaaatactttttattaatttacataccATATTTACTATGTTTTTTGCccgaaaaaatatttctcgCCGTTTCCCTGGCACGAAATTCACTTATGGAAAATACACTcaactattttattaattcCTCTTCGCcatatgcttcttcttcttaacTACGCAGGATTGATATTTTTGGTATCAGAATGTGTTTacgattttatacaaaatttagtaAAGTCGATTAAATTGAATGAAACTCACAATTTTCGAGGAggttatattatttacaaacattttaaacTTATAATCTACAAACTTTTAGTTTTCTTTCCAAACATTCAAATACGCATACATGGAAATAAAATTGCGTTTAGCGTTGAacctattttttcaaattttatcttgaaattgtatatacaaatatttagtaatatacgattacaaaaaaaaaaaacagctcatgtattgtacatatccATTCATATCTGTAAGAGTCGATAATTTTACCCGTATTTTGATAACATTGCGAATATCGTTTTATCGCTGTGGCACATAGGTAAATAACTGCGCGCCAACAAAATCTTCATTTATTCACCTCAACTGCTCTATACGATTTCGTTCTGCAATCATTTCATTTATCCTGAGCATAATAATAAGGACACAATGGGAATTTTGGGATTAGCGAAATTGATAGCAGATATTGCACCATCCGCAATAAAggaaaatgaaatcaaaaattacTTTGGTAAGTGAGATTTGTTGCAAAGTATGACATTCGTTTAGCATTAACATACCAACGTTTCCAGGACGTAAAGTTGCTATAGATGCATCGATGTGTCTGTATCAGTTTTTAATAGCCGTTCGTTCTGATGGCGCGCAACTAACAACAGTGGATGGCGAACCTACGTCACATTTAATGGGCATGTTTTATCGAACTATACGTATGTTGGAGCATGGCATTAAGCCGGTATATGTGTTTGACGGTAAGCCACCAGATCTAAAATCAGGTGAATTGGCTAAACGCGCTGAACGCCGTGAAGAAGCACAAAAGGCCTTGGAGAAAGCGGAAGAAGCCGGCAATGCAGAAGAGGTGGAAAAATTCAATCGCCGTTTGGTGCGAGTAACTAAAGAGCATGCGCGTGAAGCGCAGGAATTGCTTAAACTAATGGGTGTGCCATATGTAGAGGCACCCTGTGAGGCGGAAGCGCAATGTGCGGCATTAGTCAAGGCGGGCAAAGTGTATGGCACCGCTACAGAGGATATGGATGCGCTTACTTTTGGATCAAATGTGCTGTTGCGTCATTTGACTTTTAGCGAGGCGCGAAAAATGCCAGTCAAAGAGTTTAGTTATGAAAAAGTGCTACAAGGTTTTGAATTGACCAGCACTGAGGTAGGTACTCCAAACAAGCGGTCTATTCGtgcttatcaaaatttttttcggttttagttCATAGATCTCTGCATACTGCTTGGTTGTGATTACTGCGAAGGCATAAAAGGTATTGGACCAAAGCGTGcaattgaattaattaataCTTATCGTGATATTGAGacaatactcaaaaatattgatCAAAAGAAATATACTGTGGCAGAAGACTGGAATTATCAAGTTGCGCGTGAGCTGTTTATAAAACCCAATGTAACAGATCCTCTAACAATTGAGGTAAGTGTGTGTAGTTAAGAATATTTCGGATTTTGTAATAACTTGTATTTTTTACTTTAGCTCAAATGGACTGAACCAGATGAAGAAGGTCTGGTTAAATTTCTCTGTGGCGATCGACAATTCAATGAGGATCGTGTACGCTCGGGCgcaaagaaaatacaaaaatcaaaGAATACACAAACGCAAGGACGTTTGGATAGTTTTTTTAAGGTACGTTAATAAAagatattctaaatattttgatataaagaaaagttaaaattttctgtACTCTCCCTTTAGGCTATACCGTCTGCGAATAAACCCACACCTAAGCGCAAAACAGAGGATGATAAAAAGACTGCCAATAAGAAAGCAAAGACAGGTGGCGCCGCTCGTGGCAGACGACCAAAGTAAGAGTTAAAATTGTAGTGAGTTGAATATAATAACTGACTATAAATAGCTAATAAGCGTGTTTAGTAAactaagtatatttaaaaaaaaaatggcgttccatgttaaaattaaaacaatattgttaaaatgatttattaagtctaatatttttttatttgtttactaatTAGTGATAACACCTGTTATATCAATGAAAGTTGTCTCAAAAacagtttatttattataatattttaaaacttatttctaACTATTTGATATTacaacaatattttacaattaagtCTGAATCTTTTGTATCGTCGTAGAAAACTGCTTACAACTACAAGTACGGCTAGGgcttaaatttattacatatgtTTCGTaagtatgtaataaaataaaagttgtgGACAATTATGAATCCgtatattttta
This genomic window contains:
- the Fen1 gene encoding flap endonuclease 1; this translates as MGILGLAKLIADIAPSAIKENEIKNYFGRKVAIDASMCLYQFLIAVRSDGAQLTTVDGEPTSHLMGMFYRTIRMLEHGIKPVYVFDGKPPDLKSGELAKRAERREEAQKALEKAEEAGNAEEVEKFNRRLVRVTKEHAREAQELLKLMGVPYVEAPCEAEAQCAALVKAGKVYGTATEDMDALTFGSNVLLRHLTFSEARKMPVKEFSYEKVLQGFELTSTEFIDLCILLGCDYCEGIKGIGPKRAIELINTYRDIETILKNIDQKKYTVAEDWNYQVARELFIKPNVTDPLTIELKWTEPDEEGLVKFLCGDRQFNEDRVRSGAKKIQKSKNTQTQGRLDSFFKAIPSANKPTPKRKTEDDKKTANKKAKTGGAARGRRPK